Proteins encoded by one window of Bubalus bubalis isolate 160015118507 breed Murrah chromosome 4, NDDB_SH_1, whole genome shotgun sequence:
- the TMEM52B gene encoding transmembrane protein 52B, with product MGLQSSALMASALVYFIQLPRARCEENCVSPEHCLTTDWVHLWYIWLLVVIGALLLLCGLTSVCFRCCLGRQQNGGEEGRPPYEVTVIAFDHDSTLQSTVTSLQSVFGPAARRILAVAHSPSSLGQLPSSLDTLPGYEEALRMTRFTVSRCGQKAPDLPSVPEEKQLPPMEKESPGVQHSSD from the exons CTTCCTCGGGCAAGATGTGAGGAGAACTGTGTCAGTCCTGAACA CTGCCTGACCACAGACTGGGTACATCTCTGGTATATATG GTTGCTGGTGGTCATCGGGGCACTGCTTCTCCTGTGCGGCCTGACTTCTGTGTGCTTCCGCTGCTGTCTGGGTCGCCAGCAAAATGGGGGAGAGGAGGGCCGGCCACCCTATGAAGTCACGGTCATCGCTTTTGACCATGACAGCACTCTCCAGAGCACGGTCACTT CCCTGCAGTCAGTGTTCGGCCCTGCGGCTCGAAGGATCCTGGCTGTGGCTCACTCCCCCAGCTCCCTGGGCCAGCTGCCCTCCTCCCTGGACACCCTCCCAGGGTATGAGGAAGCACTTCGCATGACTCGTTTCACTGTTTCAAGGTGTGGGCAGAAAGCACCTGATCTACCATCAGTGCCAGAAGAAAAGCAGCTGCCCCCGATGGAGAAAGAGTCTCCCGGAGTACAACACTCTTCTGATTGA